The following are encoded in a window of Methanobrevibacter ruminantium M1 genomic DNA:
- a CDS encoding NAD(+)/NADH kinase: protein MKIFINADTYKEIAQITKEKLIETANELGIEISEDINEADIICSIGGDGTFLESSKLALQKPIIGINCGTLGYLTDVNPEGIKKAMKDIIDGNYYIEERMMLEAEIIKESGEIIKMPPALNEMSISKNIFGVVRFDAIVDGKLINSYTADGILICTPTGSTAYNLSCGGPIVDPTAEIITITPIAPHTIINRSIVLSDKSIVEIKITELREHTSSYALSDGKSSEIETGDILKIKKSDAKTKIIKLNWQSFIDTVRDKIN, encoded by the coding sequence ATGAAAATTTTTATTAATGCAGACACTTACAAGGAAATTGCCCAAATAACAAAAGAAAAACTGATTGAAACAGCAAATGAATTAGGAATAGAAATATCCGAGGACATTAATGAAGCAGATATCATATGTTCCATTGGAGGAGACGGTACTTTTCTAGAATCTTCAAAATTAGCTCTGCAAAAGCCAATCATTGGAATAAACTGTGGAACATTAGGTTATTTGACTGATGTGAATCCCGAAGGGATTAAAAAAGCCATGAAAGATATAATTGATGGGAATTATTATATCGAAGAGAGAATGATGCTTGAAGCAGAGATTATCAAGGAAAGCGGAGAGATAATAAAAATGCCTCCGGCATTAAATGAAATGTCCATTTCTAAAAATATCTTTGGAGTGGTTAGATTTGATGCCATAGTAGATGGAAAACTTATAAATTCATACACAGCAGATGGAATTTTAATCTGCACACCTACAGGTTCAACTGCATATAATCTTTCCTGCGGAGGCCCTATTGTAGATCCGACTGCAGAGATTATTACAATTACTCCAATAGCCCCACATACAATAATAAATAGGAGCATAGTCTTATCAGATAAGTCAATTGTTGAAATAAAGATTACAGAGCTTAGAGAGCACACTTCATCATATGCCCTATCCGATGGAAAGTCAAGTGAAATAGAGACTGGAGATATCTTAAAAATCAAGAAATCAGATGCAAAAACCAAGATTATAAAACTGAATTGGCAAAGCTTTATTGATACCGTTCGTGACAAGATAAACTAG